In Arthrobacter sp. SLBN-112, a genomic segment contains:
- a CDS encoding glycosyltransferase family 39 protein has protein sequence MTNAATQRSVADSLSTAGPGTKDDSAERSGHRETWERTALWSLLAVSAVLYLFGLDRNGWANSYYSAAVMSGAQDWTAFLFGSSDAANAITVDKPPLSLWIMSLSARLFGLSSWSILVPQALMGVASVYLLFRMVRTYTDARTGLLAGAFLAVTPVATLMFRYNNPDALLCLLMIGIAWSTLESIRRSKLRWLMLTGALIGAALLTKQLQVGLILPAVTLAYLAYASGALWRRLAHLVLAAATSLVSGGWWFLLVQLTDPSERPFVGGTRLNNVVELTFGYNGLDRLTGADASRTMSPNTQALAEQLDGGFQRFLQPQFSGQFGWFLPFALTGFGIAIYSIWKRREDRSKLAYLLFMALWFACSATVLAFMSGIVHPYYSLGVVPSLCALAAVGFMKLAAWRTGWKPRMLLAATLLSTMVLVFATASRSAADFPGLPPIFLGLWAIVAALQLVPGRNPFQAVSSALLLFALMLGPVIWSVNTILSPHVGAGVVAGPSLLGIRTDHPDRQQLGPSVPPSFIAVMFGDIPNASVLRRLENAGTTTTWATATVGSESAANYQLQLGRPVLPIGGFDGTDPFPSLEQFTAMVANKRVGSLTIQNLPPLTLEGRGESARIVDWVRANFPKETLDGAEFYDLSK, from the coding sequence ATGACTAACGCGGCCACACAGCGGTCCGTTGCCGATTCTCTCAGTACTGCGGGTCCAGGGACGAAGGATGATTCCGCGGAGAGGTCCGGACATCGCGAAACGTGGGAACGCACCGCCCTTTGGTCCTTGCTGGCCGTTTCAGCTGTTCTTTACCTGTTCGGCCTCGACCGGAACGGCTGGGCCAACTCCTACTATTCAGCCGCGGTTATGTCCGGAGCCCAGGACTGGACAGCCTTTCTTTTCGGCAGCTCCGATGCGGCAAATGCGATCACCGTCGACAAGCCTCCACTGAGCCTTTGGATTATGTCGCTGTCCGCCCGGCTGTTCGGCCTGAGTTCGTGGAGCATTCTCGTTCCGCAGGCCCTCATGGGGGTTGCAAGCGTCTATCTGCTGTTTCGGATGGTTCGCACCTACACTGACGCAAGAACTGGGCTCCTTGCGGGAGCTTTCCTGGCTGTCACCCCGGTCGCGACGCTGATGTTCCGCTACAACAATCCTGACGCCTTGCTCTGCCTGCTGATGATCGGCATTGCCTGGTCTACCTTGGAGTCCATTAGACGCTCGAAGCTGCGCTGGCTCATGCTTACGGGGGCATTGATCGGTGCAGCCCTACTGACCAAACAACTGCAGGTCGGACTGATTCTTCCCGCCGTAACCTTGGCATATCTTGCCTATGCATCAGGAGCGCTCTGGCGCCGGTTGGCCCATCTTGTCCTTGCGGCAGCCACCTCGCTGGTTAGTGGCGGGTGGTGGTTCCTGCTGGTCCAGCTCACTGATCCGTCAGAGCGGCCCTTCGTAGGCGGGACCAGGCTCAACAACGTGGTTGAGCTGACGTTTGGCTACAACGGATTGGACAGGCTGACGGGGGCCGACGCAAGCCGGACAATGTCGCCAAACACTCAGGCTCTCGCGGAGCAGCTTGACGGAGGCTTTCAGCGTTTTCTTCAACCGCAATTCTCCGGACAGTTCGGCTGGTTCCTTCCCTTCGCCTTGACCGGGTTTGGAATTGCCATCTACTCCATATGGAAAAGGCGCGAAGACCGAAGCAAGCTGGCGTACCTGCTGTTCATGGCGCTCTGGTTTGCCTGCTCAGCCACGGTGCTCGCCTTCATGTCCGGAATCGTGCACCCCTACTATTCGCTGGGCGTTGTTCCCTCGCTTTGTGCGTTGGCTGCTGTCGGTTTCATGAAGCTCGCAGCATGGCGCACCGGCTGGAAACCGCGGATGCTTCTCGCCGCCACGCTCCTTTCCACCATGGTGCTGGTGTTTGCTACCGCATCACGCTCCGCCGCAGACTTTCCGGGCCTCCCCCCGATATTTCTGGGGTTGTGGGCAATAGTTGCAGCCCTGCAACTGGTCCCGGGGAGGAATCCATTCCAAGCGGTGTCATCCGCACTGTTGTTGTTCGCACTCATGCTCGGCCCCGTGATCTGGTCCGTGAACACGATCCTGAGCCCACACGTTGGGGCTGGAGTAGTAGCAGGGCCTAGCCTCCTGGGCATCCGTACCGATCATCCCGACAGACAGCAATTGGGACCTTCTGTGCCGCCGAGCTTTATCGCCGTGATGTTTGGGGATATTCCGAACGCATCCGTACTGCGCAGGCTGGAGAATGCGGGGACTACCACCACATGGGCAACGGCCACCGTAGGCTCTGAGTCGGCCGCAAATTACCAGCTTCAACTGGGGCGCCCTGTGCTGCCCATCGGAGGCTTCGACGGAACTGACCCATTCCCAAGCCTTGAACAATTCACGGCGATGGTAGCCAACAAACGGGTTGGCTCACTGACGATCCAGAACCTGCCGCCGCTGACTCTCGAGGGCCGTGGCGAGTCTGCGCGAATTGTCGATTGGGTAAGGGCGAACTTTCCCAAGGAGACCCTGGATGGGGCAGAGTTCTACGATTTGTCAAAGTAG
- a CDS encoding bifunctional glycosyltransferase family 2/GtrA family protein produces MTPGYGGLALEIVVPVFNEEAVLEKSIRRLTEYLTNEMPATWKVTIADNASTDRTSAIATRLSERMPNVNYRRLDVKGRGHALRDAWSASDAKVLAYLDVDLSTDLAALPPLVAPLLSGHSDISIGTRLGRGSRVSRGPKREFISRTYNFLLHQTMQVRFSDAQCGFKAIRAEVAKRLLPHVEDNGWFFDTELLIIAERSGLRIHEIAVDWVDDPDSRVDIVQTVTDDLRGMVRVAGSLVKGAIPVQAIYAELGRRPMVTPGRPSFFGQVLRFGLVGAVSTLAFALLYLVLQGPFGAQEANFLSLLLTAVGNTAANRKFTFGISGPAKLFTQQLQGLIVFLLAWTITSTSLLVLHAANADALPSLELLVLTAANVFATLMRFVLLRLWVFREQRGSKKASLGSLRPAGEALQ; encoded by the coding sequence ATGACACCTGGCTATGGGGGCTTGGCGCTCGAAATTGTAGTACCGGTCTTCAATGAGGAGGCGGTACTGGAAAAGAGCATCCGACGGCTCACCGAATACCTGACGAACGAAATGCCGGCGACGTGGAAAGTAACCATTGCCGACAACGCAAGCACCGACCGAACATCTGCGATTGCCACCCGGCTCAGCGAGCGGATGCCGAACGTGAATTATCGGCGCCTGGATGTGAAGGGCCGCGGACATGCACTCAGGGATGCCTGGAGCGCCTCTGACGCCAAGGTCCTCGCATACCTGGACGTCGATCTGTCGACTGACCTCGCGGCTCTTCCTCCATTGGTTGCCCCGCTACTGTCGGGTCATTCGGACATTTCGATCGGCACCAGGCTTGGTCGAGGTTCCCGGGTAAGCCGTGGACCAAAACGGGAGTTCATTTCCCGGACCTACAACTTCCTGCTGCATCAGACGATGCAAGTGCGTTTCTCCGACGCCCAGTGTGGATTCAAAGCGATTCGAGCAGAGGTGGCAAAGCGCCTCCTTCCCCATGTTGAAGACAATGGCTGGTTTTTCGACACTGAGCTGCTGATTATTGCCGAGCGTTCGGGGCTGCGAATCCACGAGATCGCCGTGGACTGGGTGGACGACCCGGACAGTCGGGTGGACATTGTGCAGACAGTCACCGACGATCTCCGTGGCATGGTCCGTGTGGCCGGCTCCCTGGTCAAGGGCGCGATTCCAGTCCAGGCAATCTATGCGGAACTGGGCCGCCGCCCGATGGTCACACCGGGACGTCCGAGCTTTTTCGGACAGGTACTGCGCTTTGGCCTGGTAGGAGCCGTGTCCACGTTGGCATTCGCGCTCCTTTATCTGGTTCTTCAGGGACCATTTGGAGCTCAGGAAGCGAACTTCCTGTCTCTCCTACTGACGGCAGTAGGTAATACCGCAGCCAATCGAAAGTTCACCTTTGGTATTAGCGGGCCAGCAAAGCTGTTTACGCAGCAATTACAAGGATTGATTGTCTTCCTTTTGGCCTGGACCATCACTTCAACGTCGCTCCTTGTACTGCACGCAGCGAACGCCGATGCATTGCCCAGCCTGGAACTTTTGGTGCTGACCGCGGCTAATGTTTTCGCAACGCTCATGAGGTTTGTTTTGCTGCGGCTGTGGGTATTCAGGGAACAGCGCGGAAGCAAGAAGGCATCCCTCGGTTCCCTGCGTCCGGCCGGAGAGGCCCTGCAATGA